One window of the Solanum stenotomum isolate F172 chromosome 11, ASM1918654v1, whole genome shotgun sequence genome contains the following:
- the LOC125845766 gene encoding uncharacterized protein LOC125845766: MSKELIKKEEDPGAFTILCTIGMLQFANALCDLGASINLMPYAIYKQLGLGEPKATTMRLLMVDRSIKHPVGILYDNLVKVDRFILPADFVILNCEIDAEISIILGRPFLAIERVLVDVESRELKFRVNEDEVTFNVYKSMKHPGDIYVVSTVDVIDEAVASVSHL, from the coding sequence ATGAGTAAGGAGctgataaaaaaagaagaagatccTGGAGCGTTCACCATCCTTTGCACCATTGGCATGCTCCAATTTGCTAATGCCCTATGTGATTTGGGAGCAAGCATCAATCTAATGCCATATGCAATCTATAAACAACTTGGGTTGGGGGAACCGAAAGCCACAACAATGAGACTCTTGATGGTGGACCGATCAATTAAACATCCTGTAGGGATACTATATGACAACTTGGTAAAGGTTGACCGATTCATTTTAccggctgattttgtcattctcaATTGTGAAATAGATGCTGAAATTTCCATAATTTTGGGAAGACCATTCTTGGCAATCGAGAGAGTattggtggatgttgaaagtAGAGAATTGAAGTTTCGGGTGAACGAAGATGAAGTAACCTTTAATGTTTATAAGTCAATGAAACACCCAGGTGATATTTATGTGGTCTCCACTGTTGATGTTATTGATGAGGCGGTGGCTAGTGTGAGCCATTTATGA